The Microbacterium limosum sequence ATCTTGGGTGAGGGGTCTGCCCCGACGAGCTGCGCGACGACATCGGACTGCAGGCCCGCGCACGCGATCACTCGGTCGAACACGTGCTCTCCCGAGGGGGTGACCACCCGCACGGCGCCGTTCTCCAGGTGGATGCCGGTCACCTCGCTGTGCAACAGGATGTGCCCGCCCGCCGCGCGCACGTCCTGCGCCATCGCCTCGGTGATGGCGGCGTAGTCCACCGACGCGGTGTGCGGCGAGTGCACCGCGGCGACGCCCGCGACGTGCGGCTCGATCTCCCGGAGCCGGTCGACATCGTCGATGCGCACGAGATCGGGCACGCGGTTCTCGATCGAGCGTCGTTCGATCTCGGCGAGAGCGGGCAGTTCGGTCTCGTCCACCGCGACGACGAGCTTGCCCACCTCGCGGTAGGGCAGCCCCTTCTCCTCGCAGAACTCGCGGATCGACACCCGTCCCGCGGCGCACAGCGTGGCCTTCAGCGAGCCGGGCTTGTAGTACAGGCCGGCGTGCACGACGCCGGAGTTGTGGCCGGTCTGGTGGGCCGCAAGGCGCGCCTCCTTCTCGAGGACGGTCACCTCGCCCGCCCCCGTCATCGCCAGTTCGCGCGCGAGCGCGACACCGACGATTCCGCCCCCGATGATCCCGATGCGGTCAGCAGACATCCCGAGCTCCCCCCCAGAAACACGGTGCCCCCTGCACCGTCCCCTGCCAGAACCGTACCGGCAATCGCTTCGGCGCGCGCGCCCGGATCGGGAGGGCGCGCGCCCCGGTCAGTCCGCGACGCGGGCGGCGATGTCGGTGCGGTGGTGGGAACCCTCGAGGTGGATGCGCCCGAGCGCTTCGTAGGCCCGTTCGCGGGCTTCGCCGAAGCCCTCTCCGGTCGCGACGACGCTGAGCACCCGCCCTCCCGTCGCGACGAGCGCCCCGCCCCGCACGGCGGTCGCGGCGTGGGCCAGGTGCACGCCGGGGACGGATGCGGCGGCATCCGCGCCGTCGATGACCCGTCCGGTGACCGGGGCCTGCGGGTAGCCCTCGCTCGCGAGCACGACCGTGACGGCCGCGTCGCCCGCGAAATCGGGCCGCGGCTCGTGGTCGAGGTGACCGGATGCCGCGGCCATGAGCAGGCCCGACAGCGGCGTGCGCAGGCGCGGCAGCACGACCTGCGTCTCGGGGTCGCCGAAGCGCGCGTTGAACTCGATGACCTTGACGCCCTGCTCGGTGAGGATGAGGCCCGCGTAGAGCAGACCGATGAAGGGGGTGCCCTCGGCATCCAGGCGCCGGATGACGGGCTCGGCGATGTCGCGCGTGACGAGGTCGACGAACTCCCGCTCGGAGCCGAAGCGCTCGGCGAGCCACGGCAGGGGGGAGTAGGCGCCCATGCCGCCCGTGTTCGGGCCCGCGTCGCCGTCGTAGGCGCGCTTGTAGTCCTGCGCGGGGGACAGCGGCAGCACGGTGTCTCCGTCGGAGAGGAAGAAGAGCGAGACCTCGGGACCGGAGAGGAACTCCTCCACGAGCACCGCACCGCCCTCGAGGTAGGTCGCCGCGTGGGCGAGGGCGGCGGACCGGTCCTCCGTCACGAGCACGCCCTTGCCCGCGGCGAGGCCGTCGGCCTTCACGACGAAGGGGGCGCCGAGCTCGTCGAGCGCGGCCTCGACCTCCGCGGGCGTCTGGGCGCGCATGGCGCGGCCGGTGGGCACCTTCGCGGCATCCATGATGCGCTTGGCGAACGCCTTGGATCCCTCCAGCTGCGCTGCGGCGCGGCCGGGGCCGAACACCGGCACGCCGCGGGAGCGTAGCGCGTCGGCGACCCCTGCGACGAGGGGGGCCTCGGGCCCGATCACGACGAGGTCGACCGACTCGGTCTCGACGAAGTCGCTCACCGCGACGGGGTCGACGGGGTCGACATCGACGAGCGTCGCGACCTGCGCGATGCCCGCGTTGCCCGGGGCCGCGAGCAGGTCGTGCCCGGCGCCCTCAGACGCCAGCGCGAGGACGATGGCGTGCTCTCGCGCGCCGGAGCCGAGGACGAGGATTCTCACCCGGCCAGCCTACCCAGGGCCCCGCCGGGTACCGTGGTGGGGTGCCCCGAAAGATCTCCGTCGCCGACGGCCGCGCCGCGCTCGACGCCGTGAACGCCTCACCCGACGAGCCCGCCCGCGACGATCTCGCGACCGCCGTGCGCTACCTGCTGCAGCTGCTCGTGGAGAAGGCGCCGGGCAACGCCGTCGAGGTGAGGGTGCCCCCGTTCGGAGCCGTGCAGGCGATCCAGGGGCCGCAGCACACGCGCGGCACGCCGCCCAACGTCGTCGAGACCGACGCGGCGACGTGGATCGCGCTCGCGACGGGGGCCGTGCGGTGGGGGGATGCCGCGGCCGCCGGCCGCATCATGGCCTCCGGCGTGCGCGCCGACCTCTCCGACGTCCTCCCGCTCCGCCCCTGACCCCCCCACCCCGCGCCGAGACACCACTTCCGCGCCGAGACACCACGCCGCGTACGGTGGCTCGACGCAGAAGTGGTGTCTCGCCCGGGGGCAGCGCCCCGGCATCCGGTGGGAGAATGGTGTGGTGAGCACCGAACAGCCCGAGGGCACGCCCGCTGCGCAGAGCGGGGCGATGCAGGATGCCGCGGCCGGGCGTCAGCACTGGACCAGCGACGAGATCCTGGCCGCCAGCGTGAGGCGCGTGCCCAAGTACAGCGTCTTCATGGTCTTCGGCGTCGTCGTCGGCATCTTCGTCGCCCTGATCCTCACGTTCTCGTGGAACGGATCGGCGGGGCCGAGCCCGCTCACGGGGGTGCAGTACTCGTCGGCGCAGGTCTTCGGCTTCCTGGCGATCTTCTGCGGCGTCATCGGCCTCGGGATCGGCGGGATCGTGGCCCTCGTCATCGACAAGATCTCGGGCCGCCGCGCCCGCACCGTGCTCGCCGACCGGGAGACCGTCGTCGACGACTGAAAATCGTGCGGTCGCTGAACGTGCGCACGCTCACGGCTTCACCCCGTCAGGCGATCTCCGCGATGATCGGGTGGATCGCCGAGTCGAACGCGACCACGTCGCTGCGCAGGCCGTCGGTCACGGCGATCGTGAGCGACCCGATCCACCACACGCCGCGCTGCGACAGCGGCAGCACCTGGACGTTCAACTCGAACGAGTGCGCGCGCCGGCCCACCTCGCGCTCGTGCTGCGCGATCGCGCCCGCGTAGGCCCGGTACGACACCCCGCTCCGACCGATCGGCTCGGACGAATGGCGCTCGTGCACCCGGCGGGCGAAATCCAGCGCCTCGGGGTGGGCCGTCATCTGCTCGCGCAGCTCGTCGAACCCCTCGACCGGCAGCGCGGCGTACGTCTCGAATCCGTCGACGAGGTCGAGCGGTCCCGTCGCCGGATGCGCCTGCGGCTCCACGGTCAGCGCCCAGTACTCGCGCCACTGCCGCTCGAGCAGCGCCTGCGTGGCCTCGTCGCGCCGGCCGACCGGGGTCGTGGCCAGACCCCGGAGGGGCGGCAGCTCCTCGGGGGATCGGATGCCGATCAGCTGGCGCAGCGTAAGAGCCAGGATGACCGCGACACTCGCGTCTTCGCGGACCACCCACTCCGGCTTTCCGGCGCTGTGCATGCCGATATTGTAGGCGCGGGCGGTCGGTGGACGGCAGGCGCCCCCTGCCCTGCCGGTAGGCTGTGGGGGTGGCCGAAGCCTCGCACCAAAACTCCCCTGATCCCTACGCCGCCGCCGGTGTCGACACCGCCGCCGGCGACGTCGCCGTCGAACTCATGAAGACGGCGGTCCGGCGCACCCACGGACCGGAGGTGCTGGGAGGGGTCGGCGGATTCGCCGGTCTGTTCGATGCCAGCGCCCTGCGGGACTTCGAGCGCCCCCTGCTGGCGACGAGCACTGACGGCGTCGGCACGAAGGTCGCGATCGCCCAGGCGATCGACAAGCACGACACGGTCGGCCTCGACCTCGTCGGCATGGTCGTCGACGACATCGTCGTCGTGGGCGCGAAGCCTCTGTTCATGACCGACTACATCGCATGCGGCAAGCTCGTGCCCGAGCGTATCGCCGACATCGTCGCGGGCATCGCACGGGGCTGCGCCGAGACCGGCACGGCCCTCGTGGGCGGCGAGACCGCCGAGCACCCCGGTCTCCTCGGGCCGAACGACTACGACATCGCGGGCGCGGCGACGGGGGTCGTCGAGGCCTCCCGCATCCTCGGCGCGCAGCGCGTACGCGCGGGCGACGCGGTTCTCGCGGTCGAGTCCAGCGGCCTGCACTCCAACGGCTACTCGCTCGTGCGCCACATCGTCGCCGGCCGCGGCATCCGCTACGCCGACCGCGCGCCCGACCTCGGCGTGAACGGCGCGACGTGGGGCGAGGCGCTGCTCGAGCCGACCCGCCTCTACACGACCCCCCTCCTCGCGCTCGCCGCTGAGCACGGCGACGCCCTCCACGCCCTGAGCCACGTCACGGGGGGCGGTATCGCGGCGAACCTCGCCCGCGTGCTCCCCGCCGGAACGTGGGTCGACGTCGACCGCTCGACCTGGTCGCCGCCGCCCGTCTTCCGCATCCTCGCCGAGGCGGGCGACCTCGACCTGACCGACACCGAGGGCACATGGAACCTCGGCATCGGCTTCCTCGTGGTGATCGACGAGGCGGTGGCGGATGCCGCGGCATCCGCGCTCACCGCCGGCGGACTGCCCGCGTGGCGGGTCGGAACCGTGCGCGGCGACGCCCGCCCCGAGGGCGACTACGAGCAGGGGGCGAAGGGCGTCGACGGCGGCGCCGTACGCCTCGTCGGCGGCTACCGCGCGGATGCACCCGCCACGGACGGAGCGAAGTAACACCCATGTGCGGCATCGTCGGCATGGTCGGTCAGGGACCGGTCAACCAGGAGATCTACGACTCGCTGCTTCTGCTGCAGCACCGCGGCCAGGACTCGACGGGCATCGCGACCGCCGAGCCGAGCGGCGTCTTCCACATCGCCAAGGCGCGAGGCCAGGTGCGCGAGGCCTTCCGCACGCGCGACATGCGCGCGCTGATGGGAAACCTCGGCCTCGGACACGTGCGCTATGCCACGAAGGGCGCCGCCGGCAACGAGGAGGAGGCGCAGCCCTTCTACGTCAACGCCCCCTACGGCATCGTGCTCGTGCACAACGGCAACCTCACCAACACGCGCGAGCTCACGCAGGAGCTGTTCACGAAAGACCGCCGTCACCTCAACACCACCTCCGACACGGAGCTGCTGGTGAACGTGCTCGCCAACGAGCTGCAGGCGTCCATCTCGGGGCTCGACCTCGACCCGGAGCAGATCTTCCAGGCGGTCACCCGCGTGCATGAGCGCGTCGAGGGCTCGTACGCGGCGATCGCCCTCATCGCGGGATACGGACTGCTCGCGTTCCGCGACCCCTTCGGCATCCGCCCCCTCATCCTCGGCGCTCGCAAGACCGAGTCGGGCCGGTACGAGTGGATGGTCGCGTCGGAGTCGCTCGTCCTCGAGAACGGCGACTACGACGTCGTGCGCGACGTCGCCCCCGGCGAGGCGGTCTTCATCGACCTCGACGGCGCCCTGCACACGCGCCAGTGCGTCGCCGACCCGCAGCTCAAGCCCTGCTCGTTCGAGTACGTCTACCTCGCGCGCCCCGACTCGATCATGAACGGCATCTCGGTCTACGAGGCGCGGCTTCGCATGGGGGAGCGGCTCGCCGACACGATCGCGAGGTACACGCCCGCCGGCGCGATCGACGTCGTCATGCCGATCCCGGATTCGGCCCGTCCCGCGGCGATGCAGGTGGCCCGCAAGCTCGGCATCGAGTACCGCGAGGGGTTCTACAAGAACCGCTACGTCGGCCGCACGTTCATCATGCCGGGGCAGGCGGTGCGCAAGAAGAGCGTGCGCCAGAAGCTCAACGCCATGTCGAGCGAGTTCAAGGGCAAGAACGTGCTGCTGATCGACGACTCGATCGTTCGCGGCACGACGAGCAAGGAGATCATCCAGATGGCGCGGGATGCCGGGGCCAAATCCGTCACCTTCGCCTCCGCCGCGCCGCCGGTGCGCTTCCCTCACGTCTACGGCATCAACATGCCCTCGAGGCATGAGCTGGTGGCGCACGGCCGCACGATCCCCGAGATCGCGCAGGAGCTCGGCGCCGACTACATCGTCTACCAGGAGGTCGAGGACCTGAAGGCGGCGATCCTCGAGGGGTCGGATCTCGACGACCTCGACCTCAGCTGCTTCGACGGGCGCTACGTCACGGGCACCGTGTCGGAGGAGTACCTCGCGTGGGTCGAGGGAACCCAGACGTCCTGACGGGGCACCCAGCTTCCTCGAGATATATCGAGTTACCGTGGCACGGTGAGCGACCCTCAGGCCCCCTTCGAGCGGGAGATCCGGGCGGACATCGTCCGTGCCGAGCGACCCGACCGTCCTCTTCGCCGCCTGCTGCGCCGCCTGCGCGCGGGGGTCGCGCGGCACCGCGCGCTCGAGGCGGCCTACCGCGTGGAAGCGGCGCCGAGCTCGCAGGGCGGCCGCTGGGGTTCACCGCTGAGACGAGCGGCCCGTCAGGCCTTCTCGTCCTCGTATTCGTCGGCGTAGTCATCCGCCCACTTGTCGATGAACTCGTCTTCGCCCTCGGGGCTGTGTGCGAGTTCGCGCTCGAGCGCAGCGTAGTTCACCGACGGGCTGTACGACTTGAGCTCGCGGGCGATCTTGGTGTGCTTCGCCTTCTGACGGCCACGCCCCATGCGAGACCCCCTCACGATATGTGACTGCGGACGCTGAGTGATGATGTCCGCTGCGTTCATGACACCGGTCCGTGCGACCGGTAAGAGTAGCATTCAGAATAGCACGGGCGCGCGTGCCGAAGCCGGTATGCGCGGCCTCCGGCAGGAGGGAGGATTCCATGTCCGAGACCGATCCCGGCGCATCGGCGCGGTCGGAGGATTCCGACGAGGTCATCCACGGCGCGGTGATCGTCGGGGTGGTTCCGGGCCAGCCGACGCGCGTCCTGAAGGAGGCGGCGTACTATGCGCGCCTCATGTCGGCGCCGCTCGTCGTCGTCCACGTCGACGTCACGCGCTTCGTCACCTACGAAGACCCCGACGGGTTCGTGCACTCCGCGCCGATCGACCT is a genomic window containing:
- a CDS encoding zinc-binding alcohol dehydrogenase, yielding MHSAGKPEWVVREDASVAVILALTLRQLIGIRSPEELPPLRGLATTPVGRRDEATQALLERQWREYWALTVEPQAHPATGPLDLVDGFETYAALPVEGFDELREQMTAHPEALDFARRVHERHSSEPIGRSGVSYRAYAGAIAQHEREVGRRAHSFELNVQVLPLSQRGVWWIGSLTIAVTDGLRSDVVAFDSAIHPIIAEIA
- a CDS encoding DUF3073 domain-containing protein; this translates as MGRGRQKAKHTKIARELKSYSPSVNYAALERELAHSPEGEDEFIDKWADDYADEYEDEKA
- the purD gene encoding phosphoribosylamine--glycine ligase, with translation MRILVLGSGAREHAIVLALASEGAGHDLLAAPGNAGIAQVATLVDVDPVDPVAVSDFVETESVDLVVIGPEAPLVAGVADALRSRGVPVFGPGRAAAQLEGSKAFAKRIMDAAKVPTGRAMRAQTPAEVEAALDELGAPFVVKADGLAAGKGVLVTEDRSAALAHAATYLEGGAVLVEEFLSGPEVSLFFLSDGDTVLPLSPAQDYKRAYDGDAGPNTGGMGAYSPLPWLAERFGSEREFVDLVTRDIAEPVIRRLDAEGTPFIGLLYAGLILTEQGVKVIEFNARFGDPETQVVLPRLRTPLSGLLMAAASGHLDHEPRPDFAGDAAVTVVLASEGYPQAPVTGRVIDGADAAASVPGVHLAHAATAVRGGALVATGGRVLSVVATGEGFGEARERAYEALGRIHLEGSHHRTDIAARVAD
- a CDS encoding potassium transporter Trk; translation: MSTEQPEGTPAAQSGAMQDAAAGRQHWTSDEILAASVRRVPKYSVFMVFGVVVGIFVALILTFSWNGSAGPSPLTGVQYSSAQVFGFLAIFCGVIGLGIGGIVALVIDKISGRRARTVLADRETVVDD
- the purF gene encoding amidophosphoribosyltransferase, whose translation is MCGIVGMVGQGPVNQEIYDSLLLLQHRGQDSTGIATAEPSGVFHIAKARGQVREAFRTRDMRALMGNLGLGHVRYATKGAAGNEEEAQPFYVNAPYGIVLVHNGNLTNTRELTQELFTKDRRHLNTTSDTELLVNVLANELQASISGLDLDPEQIFQAVTRVHERVEGSYAAIALIAGYGLLAFRDPFGIRPLILGARKTESGRYEWMVASESLVLENGDYDVVRDVAPGEAVFIDLDGALHTRQCVADPQLKPCSFEYVYLARPDSIMNGISVYEARLRMGERLADTIARYTPAGAIDVVMPIPDSARPAAMQVARKLGIEYREGFYKNRYVGRTFIMPGQAVRKKSVRQKLNAMSSEFKGKNVLLIDDSIVRGTTSKEIIQMARDAGAKSVTFASAAPPVRFPHVYGINMPSRHELVAHGRTIPEIAQELGADYIVYQEVEDLKAAILEGSDLDDLDLSCFDGRYVTGTVSEEYLAWVEGTQTS
- the purM gene encoding phosphoribosylformylglycinamidine cyclo-ligase: MAEASHQNSPDPYAAAGVDTAAGDVAVELMKTAVRRTHGPEVLGGVGGFAGLFDASALRDFERPLLATSTDGVGTKVAIAQAIDKHDTVGLDLVGMVVDDIVVVGAKPLFMTDYIACGKLVPERIADIVAGIARGCAETGTALVGGETAEHPGLLGPNDYDIAGAATGVVEASRILGAQRVRAGDAVLAVESSGLHSNGYSLVRHIVAGRGIRYADRAPDLGVNGATWGEALLEPTRLYTTPLLALAAEHGDALHALSHVTGGGIAANLARVLPAGTWVDVDRSTWSPPPVFRILAEAGDLDLTDTEGTWNLGIGFLVVIDEAVADAAASALTAGGLPAWRVGTVRGDARPEGDYEQGAKGVDGGAVRLVGGYRADAPATDGAK
- a CDS encoding sterol carrier family protein, coding for MPRKISVADGRAALDAVNASPDEPARDDLATAVRYLLQLLVEKAPGNAVEVRVPPFGAVQAIQGPQHTRGTPPNVVETDAATWIALATGAVRWGDAAAAGRIMASGVRADLSDVLPLRP
- the lhgO gene encoding L-2-hydroxyglutarate oxidase, with protein sequence MSADRIGIIGGGIVGVALARELAMTGAGEVTVLEKEARLAAHQTGHNSGVVHAGLYYKPGSLKATLCAAGRVSIREFCEEKGLPYREVGKLVVAVDETELPALAEIERRSIENRVPDLVRIDDVDRLREIEPHVAGVAAVHSPHTASVDYAAITEAMAQDVRAAGGHILLHSEVTGIHLENGAVRVVTPSGEHVFDRVIACAGLQSDVVAQLVGADPSPKILPFRGEYWELAPERGDLVRGMIYPVPDPRFPFLGVHFTRGVYDDIHVGPNAVPALAREGYGWLRISPKDTMASLRWPGAWPLAKQHWRMGVDEISGSLIKPLYYRKARRFIPELRMSDLTAKTSAGVRAQAWGRAGELLDDFAVDQVGPVTVLRNAPSPAATSSIAIAQYVIEHYLSRARA